The DNA window GCGGCCGCCGCTTGTTGTTCGTTTCGTACACCGCCAGCGACCAGCGCCAGACTCTGAACACCTGTGTAGAACGCGTCCTCGGCCGCAGACAACTCGGACTTCCCTTCCGACGATCTCGTTGACCGAAGATAGCTACTTCGGGCCCAACTACCACGTTGATCTATTCCCAACACTGGGAAGCCGCGGCAGCCTTGGCGCAGCTAGTTAGTTGTTCAGAGTCATTGGCACGCTGTTGAATGTGCCGTCATTCAGCGGTATGATGAATTCGGGTCGACGGTACCTCATCCCGAAGACCCAGCCCCTCCATCGGTGACTGGAGGCCGAAATCCGGCAGCCCGCTACCGCATGGCGAATGGTGGATCGTCAACCCTTTACCTCGGCGATTCATCCGTGCGGCGGCCGGTCGACACCCCCCACACATCGTCGGCCGCCGCACTCCGCTGGCCTCACGGCCCCTTGTCGGCAACCCTTTTCCTTTCCCGCATGGACCGCTGCCGGTCGCCGATCTCTTTTTCCTCCCCACGACCCGCGGCCGCCGTTCCTCGCCGGGCAGCGCTACCCCCGATCGCGGCGGCGGACCGTGGGCACCGTCACTGTCGACCGGACCACTTCCGGCTGGCGGGCGAGTTTCGACCACGGTGTTTCCCGGGGCTTACGTGCCGTCGTCGCACGGCTGTCCACGGATCGGGAAGCCCGGGCGGACACCACCTTCGGAGTAGTCCCGTGGGCCGTGGAGGCACGAATGGCGCGAGCCCACGGCGTGACGAACCCCCGCGGACGGGTCTGCTTGAGCTGCTGCTGCGCGGGCAGTCCGGTCCCGCCGTCGCGGATCAGGCCGCGGCTGGTCTCGGCCACCTCTTCGGCGAAACTCACCGTATGCCGCAGTAGATCCTGGGCCCGGCCGTCGCTCGGATTCGCATCGGCGAAGACCCCGGTAAGCATGGTGTCGATGCTGCGCCCCAGCGGTTCCAGGGATTTCGCGATCGCATCGGCGACGATGTAGCCGACCAGCGTCCGTTCCAGCTGCGAACACAGTCGGCGTGCCGCGGCCGCAACCGACGGACCGATCGTCCCGGCTGCGGGAGTGGCCATGATGGCCGCGTAAGTCGTTGCCAGCGCGGCGAGTTCGGCGAGCACCACGGTCTTGGTCGCCGTGATCACCTGCGCCACCGCGTCCAGCGCCTTCGCCACCACAGCGCACGCCCGGTCGAGCTCCGCCAGATGTTCAGCGCTCGCACTTGCCTTGGTCGCGACCAGATGCGGGTCGACCGAGCCCGCTCCCTTGCTGATGCCGGTCGCGGGTCTCCCCAAGATATTCGTGGCGAAGGCGCGCACCTTGACGGCGAGCCCCCGCATCTCACCCTCGTCGATATCCGGATACCGGACACCGCAGCAGTCCAGGAAGTAGGCGAGCTCCGGCGCGATGCCCTTGGCCACTACAGCACCCGCACGACGACGGCGTTATCGGACATACGCGACCATTTCACCGTCGATCCCGAGTACGGCGCCTCGATGACCATGCCATTGCCCGCGGCGAGTTGAACGTGCTCGGGTCCGCGCGCGCTGAATGAACTTGCGGGAAAGACCAAGTCGCCCGGACGCACATCATGCGGTGACACCCGCACCCCGCTGTAGATCTGCTCATAGGTGGTCCGGGGCAGCACCACATGGCCATCGGAGGCCTGGGCTATCGCGTACTGGGTCAGCCCGGAACAGTCGAAGCCACCCCCGCTCGGTCCGCCCGCGCCGCCGCCGCCCCAGATATAGGGCGTGCCGAGCCAAGCGCTGGCCGCGCCGACGGCCTTGCTGCCGGTGGTCCCGTCCGAGGGCACCCGCACCCGGCCACCGCGGGAGAGGACCGCCGAGCGCGAACGGGCCCGGCGGCGACGTCGCGTTGTCGTAGTCTTGCGCCGGGTTACCTCTTTCGTGGTGGCGGGCGCGATCTGGGCCGCCCGCTGCCGGACCGCCACGACATCGGAATCGACCTGCTTGGTGGCATTGGCAATAGTGGTCTGTGCCGCATCGAGCAATGCCGGTCCACTGAATCGGGTATCGCCGACCGATGCGATCGCCAGCGCGCGGGTACGGAACTCGGAGATCTGATCGGCCAGTTTGTTTCGGCCGTTGATGGTGCCGTCGCTCGATTCGGCGACTGCCTTGTACACCACGCCATCTCGGCCGGCGTGGGATTCGGTCATCGCCGTCTGCAGGCTGCGCGCATCGGTGTAACCGACCGCACCCGCGCCAGTGTGCGCCTGCAGCTGATGCGTGATCGCCTCGACGAGGTTCATCGAGCTGCCGGGGTCGGGCTGGCCGTCACCGTAGAGCCCGAGCAATGATTGCAGCACGCCGTGCAGGTCGTCCGTCAGTGTGGGCGCCATTCCATTCCTTCCCAGGTCTGGGATTCATACGACTATGAGGCAAGTGCGCGATATTCGGACGATTCGCATTCCCAACGGCGGGAAGCCGGGACAATATGAGGAACTTACAAGAGAGGCGGTGTCGCGACATGGCAGCAGATGGGACGGAAACTGCCATGGGAGGCGTGCAAACGCTGTTCTCCGCACCGATCTCGCCGGGTTTTCCGGGCTCCCCTGCCGCGCCAACTCCCGGCTCTCAGGCTCTCGATTCGCAGGCTGCCGACTCTCCGCCCCCGGGCTCTCCGACTCCGGGCTCCCCAACTCCCGGCTCTCCGACGCCGGACGCATCGACAACCGGCGCGCAAACCTCTCCACCGCCCCCGCCGGCCGGGTCGAATGGTACGGGCGCTGCCGACTCGTCGAGCACTTCCAGCAGCGCCAGCCCGACCTGCGACACCAACAAGACTGGTCACTACTGGACCGTTGAGCTGACTGTTCCGCCGGGCGCGCATACCGGTCTGAAATCCTTCATCGCCTTGGCCGAAACCGAAATACAAACTGCGGTCGACCTTTTGGGTCGGGGCGCGACCGAGCCGCCGCCGAATGTGGACGACCTGATGAAACCGGTGGTCTACGAGAGCCTCGGCGAGAGTATTACCGCCGATCAGTACGAGGCGGCGCTCGACAAGGTGGAGACCACGCAAACCGCTCTGCTGACGATGGACGAGAAGGTGATGAAGACCGCCATCGTGGTCCAGGCCGCGAACGATCGGACGCTGCGTTCCATCAAGACCGTGGTCAAGGACCTGAACATCAAACTCGCGGCGGTCGGTTCGGCCAAGCTCAAGGCCACGCAGGAGGTGGCGCTCATGAAGGCCA is part of the Nocardia sp. NBC_00565 genome and encodes:
- a CDS encoding C40 family peptidase produces the protein MAPTLTDDLHGVLQSLLGLYGDGQPDPGSSMNLVEAITHQLQAHTGAGAVGYTDARSLQTAMTESHAGRDGVVYKAVAESSDGTINGRNKLADQISEFRTRALAIASVGDTRFSGPALLDAAQTTIANATKQVDSDVVAVRQRAAQIAPATTKEVTRRKTTTTRRRRRARSRSAVLSRGGRVRVPSDGTTGSKAVGAASAWLGTPYIWGGGGAGGPSGGGFDCSGLTQYAIAQASDGHVVLPRTTYEQIYSGVRVSPHDVRPGDLVFPASSFSARGPEHVQLAAGNGMVIEAPYSGSTVKWSRMSDNAVVVRVL